A genomic region of Halobacteriovorax sp. JY17 contains the following coding sequences:
- the nadC gene encoding carboxylating nicotinate-nucleotide diphosphorylase, with protein sequence MSSILIEKSLEKDFEHFFLEDDISRNHSYIASLPNDRVSCSLKIKDDLVLAGLPYFFGAFNYLGANLSTEEFSKFEGMNYKKSEKAEIHFDLPFSLALTGERIALNLLQRASSIATFTAKFVELAKDSEIKILDTRKTTPGLRGLEKYAVRVGGGYNHRLGQSDMWMVKDNHKSFFGGVKEAVDFFRSMNGFYTPIEVEIHDLVELQAGFELGVKHFMLDNFSPSDIKEAVTMKPSGTTFEVSGGIRIDTIQDYLIAGVDAISIGAMTYAAPAVDLSLKYKRS encoded by the coding sequence ATGAGTAGTATATTAATTGAAAAATCACTTGAAAAAGACTTCGAACATTTCTTTTTAGAAGATGATATCTCTCGGAATCATTCCTATATTGCAAGCTTACCTAATGACAGAGTTTCTTGTTCTTTAAAAATTAAAGACGACTTAGTTTTAGCGGGACTTCCATACTTCTTTGGAGCATTTAATTATCTAGGCGCAAATTTAAGTACAGAAGAGTTCTCTAAATTTGAAGGGATGAATTATAAGAAATCAGAGAAAGCTGAAATTCATTTCGATCTTCCTTTCTCTCTCGCCTTAACAGGAGAGCGAATCGCTTTAAATCTTCTTCAAAGAGCAAGTTCAATTGCAACATTTACTGCTAAGTTTGTAGAGCTTGCTAAAGATAGTGAGATAAAAATTTTAGATACAAGAAAAACAACGCCAGGGTTAAGAGGTCTTGAAAAGTATGCTGTAAGAGTTGGTGGCGGTTATAATCACCGCTTAGGTCAAAGTGATATGTGGATGGTTAAAGACAATCATAAATCATTCTTTGGTGGCGTAAAAGAGGCGGTAGATTTCTTTAGATCAATGAATGGATTCTATACTCCTATTGAAGTTGAGATTCATGATTTAGTTGAGCTCCAAGCGGGCTTTGAACTTGGAGTTAAACATTTTATGCTTGATAATTTTTCTCCAAGCGATATTAAAGAAGCTGTTACGATGAAGCCAAGTGGAACTACATTTGAAGTTTCAGGTGGAATTAGAATAGATACTATTCAAGATTATCTTATTGCAGGTGTCGATGCCATTAGTATTGGGGCCATGACATACGCTGCTCCAGCAGTTGACTTATCTCTCAAGTACAAAAGGTCATAG
- a CDS encoding HEXXH motif-containing putative peptide modification protein — protein MNFDLSNWTFGDKFEQVRSSYAKALIDNFSIDFLASAPIGYLTLLYYSNLSHQELIGVNDFYKQRIVNKNVSVEFREFWKKRISIVSEKLNPFHGDLKRFDLESIISEVEESGEFGIDLKKHLRFCFVKAPNFRGASHPHTLFCLYLNYDECEKRSDVIKSIVHEIAHQELFILNLEDRLVREESDGTLKYAPFQRKERPPIARLHSAHVMYRLIKHVEDFSYDLENEKELLKDTLDTFDHLQLTAAGMSLVENYRRVLES, from the coding sequence ATGAATTTTGACTTAAGTAATTGGACCTTTGGGGATAAATTTGAACAAGTACGTTCGTCATATGCGAAGGCCTTAATAGATAACTTTAGTATCGATTTCCTTGCTAGTGCACCGATTGGATATTTGACTCTTCTTTATTACTCAAACTTATCTCACCAAGAACTAATAGGTGTGAATGACTTCTATAAGCAAAGGATCGTTAACAAAAATGTTTCAGTAGAATTTAGAGAGTTTTGGAAAAAACGAATCTCAATTGTTAGCGAAAAATTAAATCCTTTTCATGGGGATTTAAAAAGATTTGATCTCGAATCAATTATTTCTGAGGTTGAAGAGTCTGGGGAATTTGGAATTGATCTTAAAAAGCATCTGAGGTTCTGTTTTGTAAAGGCTCCAAACTTTAGAGGTGCATCTCATCCTCACACGTTGTTTTGCCTCTATTTAAATTACGATGAATGTGAGAAACGCTCTGATGTTATAAAGTCCATTGTTCATGAAATAGCACACCAAGAACTATTCATTCTAAATTTGGAAGATCGACTTGTTCGTGAGGAGAGTGATGGGACTTTAAAATACGCACCTTTTCAAAGAAAAGAGAGACCTCCAATAGCAAGGCTTCATTCTGCACATGTTATGTATAGATTGATAAAGCACGTTGAAGACTTTTCTTACGATTTAGAAAATGAAAAAGAATTACTTAAAGATACGCTCGATACTTTTGATCATTTACAGTTGACGGCTGCGGGAATGTCCTTAGTTGAAAACTATAGGAGAGTTCTTGAAAGTTAG
- a CDS encoding thiamine pyrophosphate-dependent enzyme produces MLDKTKGLNEMSSKKLKKLSAEEKLKLAKKYKLKKEDLIAMLRNVYVSRKLDDAEITMKKQSKAFFQISGAGHEGVLTAAAFAMKPKYDWFIPYYRDRALCTGLGVTPYEMLCQANGNIGDTASHGRQMPAHWGNVKLNIVNKSSCTGTQFLQACGVAEAGEYLNSLEATGADVGGQDFHDDEVVYTSCGDGTTSQGEFWEGLTTASVNKLPVLFHVEDNGYAISTPTFIQTPGGSISKAMEQFPGLKVLECDGNCPIESYATFVEAVKHIRSKKGPVLVHSHVTRPYSHSLSDDQSMYRTKEELAEEKVLDVFNSYPKTLIESGIMSQDEVKALLEEVSKEVRQAMNEAIATEWPKPEDALKHIFSEDVDISSSEFDTEPTLEGKDDVPMAGAINSVLKREFSKNPLLRMFGEDVADFSQLEKLDNPELSGKGGVFKVSSGVQRASKEGQVFNSPLAEANIIGRAIGMAMRGIKPVVEIQFFDYIWTAYMQLKNEMATTRYRSGGDFKSPMVVRVPIGGYLRGGSIYHSQCGESLFTHIPGICVAFPSNAADAAGLLRTAIRADDPVMFLEHKHLYYQGYNRTADVGEEYMIPFGKARVAREGADATIVAWGALVQKSIEAAKKVEAELGVKIEILDARTLVPFDMEAVKNSIAKTNRLLICHEETKTSGFAGEIAARVNEECFESLDAPILRVAAKDSYVAYCPTSEDYILPQVDDVYDELKKLLNY; encoded by the coding sequence ATGCTCGATAAAACAAAAGGACTGAATGAAATGAGTTCTAAAAAACTTAAGAAACTTAGTGCAGAAGAAAAGTTAAAACTAGCAAAGAAATATAAACTTAAGAAAGAAGATCTTATAGCGATGCTTAGAAATGTTTACGTTTCTAGAAAGTTAGATGACGCTGAAATTACAATGAAGAAGCAATCAAAAGCATTCTTCCAGATTTCAGGAGCGGGACATGAAGGTGTCTTAACAGCTGCAGCTTTTGCAATGAAACCGAAGTATGACTGGTTCATTCCTTACTATAGAGACAGAGCTCTTTGTACTGGACTTGGAGTAACTCCTTACGAAATGCTTTGTCAGGCCAATGGTAATATTGGGGACACGGCTTCACACGGTCGTCAAATGCCGGCTCACTGGGGAAATGTAAAATTAAATATTGTGAATAAATCTTCATGCACTGGAACTCAATTCCTTCAGGCGTGCGGTGTTGCAGAAGCAGGAGAGTATTTAAACTCTTTAGAAGCTACTGGCGCTGATGTTGGCGGACAAGACTTTCATGATGATGAAGTTGTTTACACATCTTGCGGTGACGGAACAACATCTCAAGGAGAGTTCTGGGAAGGACTAACAACTGCAAGCGTAAATAAGCTTCCTGTTCTCTTTCACGTTGAAGATAATGGTTACGCAATTTCAACTCCAACTTTTATTCAAACACCTGGAGGATCAATCTCTAAAGCAATGGAGCAATTTCCAGGACTAAAAGTTTTAGAGTGTGATGGTAATTGCCCAATAGAGTCTTACGCAACATTTGTTGAGGCCGTTAAACACATCAGATCAAAGAAAGGGCCAGTACTTGTACACTCTCATGTGACAAGACCTTATTCTCACTCTCTCTCTGATGATCAATCAATGTATAGAACTAAAGAAGAGCTAGCAGAAGAAAAAGTTCTCGATGTTTTCAATTCATATCCTAAAACTCTAATCGAGTCTGGAATCATGAGCCAAGATGAAGTGAAAGCTTTATTAGAAGAAGTTTCAAAAGAAGTTAGACAGGCAATGAATGAAGCCATTGCAACAGAGTGGCCTAAGCCAGAAGATGCTCTAAAGCATATTTTCTCTGAAGACGTAGATATCTCTTCAAGCGAATTTGATACTGAGCCAACACTTGAAGGAAAAGATGATGTTCCAATGGCGGGAGCCATTAATAGTGTTTTAAAGAGAGAGTTTTCTAAGAACCCACTTCTAAGAATGTTCGGTGAAGACGTTGCAGACTTTTCTCAATTAGAAAAATTAGATAACCCAGAACTTTCAGGAAAGGGTGGAGTTTTCAAAGTTTCTTCAGGAGTTCAAAGAGCTTCTAAAGAAGGACAAGTTTTCAATTCACCGCTTGCAGAAGCAAATATCATTGGTCGCGCTATTGGTATGGCAATGAGAGGAATTAAGCCAGTAGTGGAGATTCAATTCTTTGATTATATCTGGACGGCCTATATGCAACTCAAAAATGAGATGGCGACAACAAGATATAGATCTGGAGGAGACTTCAAATCACCTATGGTTGTAAGAGTTCCAATTGGTGGATACCTAAGAGGAGGATCAATTTATCACTCGCAATGTGGTGAGTCTCTCTTTACACATATTCCTGGAATCTGTGTGGCCTTCCCTTCAAATGCGGCAGATGCAGCAGGTCTTTTAAGAACGGCAATCAGAGCTGATGATCCAGTGATGTTCTTAGAGCATAAGCACCTTTACTATCAAGGTTACAATAGAACTGCTGATGTAGGCGAAGAGTATATGATTCCATTTGGAAAAGCTCGTGTCGCGAGAGAAGGTGCAGATGCAACGATTGTTGCTTGGGGTGCCTTAGTTCAAAAGTCTATTGAAGCGGCAAAGAAAGTGGAAGCTGAGCTTGGAGTAAAGATTGAAATTTTAGATGCTAGAACACTCGTTCCATTTGATATGGAGGCCGTTAAAAACTCTATCGCTAAAACAAATAGATTACTCATTTGTCACGAAGAAACTAAGACGTCAGGTTTTGCTGGGGAAATTGCAGCAAGAGTTAACGAAGAATGTTTTGAGTCTCTTGATGCTCCAATTCTAAGAGTTGCAGCGAAAGATTCTTACGTTGCCTATTGCCCAACTTCTGAAGATTATATTCTTCCACAAGTTGACGATGTGTATGATGAACTTAAAAAGTTACTAAATTATTAA
- a CDS encoding ABC transporter substrate-binding protein, with translation MKVSLVLVLIFLSLQTFAQKKYEISMPIMPKNLLPTKQWYYYHYFISKYLFRNLVSVDNKGLLRGDIAKRWTISKDGRKYTFQLKKDVVYQGYHITAHDIEYSFKQYFDKSNKSSIKSYLMNAFRLEGKDLSKQNYGELVQVNDDYSITFNLKKPYAPFLYVLSLPTFGIIPKITSKTDYTFLKDGTVPGKFARNVVLKFNNDKLSIVSKDKEIAISKGKNLLGYDVAMGISEKEVNLLRDHGYSVISLNGLAINHLYFNCADEFSLALKQRTFLKKIFQESFKKVEDTSLISSQTTFLPNGIMPRPYYLTSLEKSVEKVKIDKKIRIILRVEHFPVKVIERLKKNLSEYQIKFDIILIEGKDYVKNLQERKYHLISGASVGVFPDPDGFLSILEESNRYKFLNCNTSNLMDSLSKHRNSNNVVDRLKGYSESFSSFESENKIIQAFSIKPIIVMKSKRKLSRFSYKFIPSLGDVIDEN, from the coding sequence TTGAAAGTTAGCCTTGTGTTAGTTCTTATTTTTCTTAGCCTTCAAACTTTCGCTCAGAAGAAGTACGAAATTTCTATGCCCATTATGCCTAAGAATTTACTACCAACTAAGCAATGGTATTATTATCATTACTTTATTTCTAAGTATCTATTTCGAAATTTAGTTTCAGTAGATAACAAAGGACTTCTCCGAGGAGATATTGCAAAAAGATGGACTATATCAAAAGATGGTCGGAAGTATACCTTTCAATTAAAAAAAGATGTAGTTTACCAAGGTTATCATATTACAGCACATGATATTGAATATTCCTTTAAACAATATTTTGATAAATCTAATAAGAGCTCAATTAAGAGCTACTTAATGAACGCCTTTAGATTGGAGGGGAAAGATTTAAGTAAACAAAACTACGGAGAGCTAGTACAAGTAAATGACGATTATTCTATTACTTTTAATTTAAAGAAGCCCTACGCTCCTTTTCTTTATGTACTGTCATTACCTACGTTTGGAATCATCCCCAAGATAACGAGTAAGACAGATTATACTTTCTTGAAAGATGGAACAGTTCCAGGGAAGTTTGCACGAAATGTAGTGTTAAAGTTCAATAACGATAAACTTAGTATTGTTTCAAAAGATAAAGAAATCGCGATATCTAAGGGAAAAAATCTTTTAGGTTATGATGTGGCCATGGGGATTTCGGAAAAAGAAGTGAATCTACTTAGGGATCATGGTTATTCCGTTATATCTTTAAATGGTCTTGCGATTAATCATCTTTATTTTAACTGTGCTGATGAATTTTCATTAGCATTAAAACAGAGAACTTTTTTGAAGAAGATATTTCAAGAATCTTTTAAAAAAGTTGAGGACACTAGTTTAATCTCCTCTCAGACAACATTTCTTCCAAACGGAATTATGCCAAGGCCCTATTATTTAACGAGCCTGGAGAAGAGTGTTGAAAAAGTAAAGATTGATAAGAAAATAAGAATAATCCTAAGAGTGGAGCACTTTCCAGTGAAAGTAATTGAAAGGCTCAAAAAAAATCTGTCAGAATATCAAATAAAATTTGATATTATTCTGATAGAAGGAAAAGACTATGTAAAGAACCTGCAAGAGCGCAAGTATCATCTCATTTCGGGGGCATCTGTAGGCGTCTTTCCTGATCCTGATGGTTTCTTAAGTATACTTGAGGAAAGTAACCGTTATAAATTTTTAAATTGTAATACATCTAACCTAATGGATTCTCTTTCTAAACATAGAAACTCGAATAATGTTGTTGATAGATTGAAGGGGTATTCCGAGTCATTTTCTAGTTTTGAGAGTGAGAATAAAATAATTCAAGCTTTTTCTATAAAGCCAATCATTGTGATGAAATCTAAGAGAAAGCTTTCTAGATTTAGTTATAAATTTATTCCAAGTTTAGGAGATGTAATTGATGAAAATTGA
- a CDS encoding radical SAM protein, producing the protein MKLTTIISIVLINIKHRIFFLLGRVDLIVPYKILIQTTNDCNSKCDSCHIWKINKNKSLKEKEIQIKHYENLFKNYGKNLYWLSLSGGELTLDNNVEELIRLADKYCKNLKMIAFTTNGLLPNRVLKIAEIIRSYGIDHFITISLDGDEKIHDKVRGVSGNYRKAFDTFNLLKTKKFNTHFGITISDENYEFIRDEYERYSDSIKAVTFVNSGGIYNTENVIDSRKLLSSLRTILKRYQVFSLGDFWEKLYIRLALKFVQEGQKRNLIPCSAGLSSIHISPYGEVGPCMYLDSYSNIKEIDFFNKLLDKNNIPARMDPYLGNCQKCWMNCYAPHSMMLSPFKTLFEAFRK; encoded by the coding sequence ATGAAGTTAACAACCATCATTTCTATTGTTCTCATTAATATTAAGCATAGAATCTTCTTTCTATTAGGTAGAGTTGATTTAATTGTTCCATATAAAATTCTTATCCAGACAACTAACGACTGTAATTCTAAATGCGATAGTTGCCATATTTGGAAAATTAATAAGAATAAATCCCTCAAAGAAAAAGAAATTCAAATAAAGCATTATGAAAACCTTTTTAAAAATTATGGAAAAAACTTATACTGGCTCTCTTTGAGTGGAGGTGAGTTAACTCTTGATAATAATGTCGAGGAATTAATTAGACTTGCTGATAAGTATTGCAAAAATTTAAAAATGATTGCCTTTACAACAAATGGCTTACTCCCTAATCGAGTTCTTAAAATTGCCGAGATAATTCGAAGCTATGGAATAGATCACTTTATTACAATAAGTTTAGATGGTGATGAAAAAATTCACGATAAAGTCAGAGGTGTTTCTGGAAATTATAGAAAGGCATTTGATACATTTAATCTTTTAAAGACTAAGAAATTCAATACACACTTTGGAATTACAATCAGTGATGAAAATTATGAATTTATTAGAGATGAATATGAAAGATATAGCGATTCTATTAAAGCCGTCACTTTTGTAAATAGTGGAGGAATCTATAATACAGAAAATGTAATTGATAGTAGGAAGCTTTTGTCTTCTTTGAGAACAATTCTTAAAAGGTATCAAGTTTTCTCTCTTGGAGACTTCTGGGAAAAGCTTTACATTCGACTTGCTTTAAAATTTGTTCAAGAAGGACAAAAGAGAAATTTAATTCCTTGTTCAGCAGGGCTCTCCTCTATTCATATTTCACCATATGGTGAAGTTGGCCCTTGTATGTATTTAGATAGCTACTCTAATATTAAAGAAATTGATTTCTTTAACAAATTACTTGATAAGAATAATATACCAGCCCGAATGGATCCTTATCTTGGAAATTGTCAAAAGTGTTGGATGAATTGTTACGCGCCTCACTCAATGATGTTGTCACCGTTTAAAACTCTATTCGAAGCATTTAGGAAGTAG
- a CDS encoding NAD-dependent epimerase/dehydratase family protein, with protein sequence MTKVLIFGGNSFVGREVVVKLLDLGHKVITFNRTGPRDNFSHENLNTVRGDILNPDDLRKLENLEFDVIVDNVSVNEKMIENIISALRHRVNLKYVFTSSSAIYHLVRDLKENDFTESDVDVFTKYEKNPMFQDREWDYIQGKADCERALIESDFQYKLIVRPNVIVGKNDPLKRTNYFFERVFDSKGVLLPDVGENTYHLVYASNLVNFYMDLILNYIKTSELVVNYSQDEVLTNKKFISYLDDNFKKKTEIYKINKELFIERGIALPPFGKWGKYELDLTLLKTIEDKSRIIPVSQWMKDLTEEFLLKKEPSYAKQFRSLESDIISKELRAE encoded by the coding sequence ATGACTAAAGTTCTAATCTTTGGAGGTAATTCATTCGTCGGAAGAGAAGTTGTAGTTAAACTACTTGATTTGGGTCATAAAGTTATAACTTTTAATAGAACTGGTCCGCGAGATAATTTCTCCCATGAAAACTTAAATACAGTTAGGGGAGATATTTTAAATCCTGACGACTTGAGGAAGCTAGAGAATCTAGAATTTGATGTAATTGTGGATAATGTGTCGGTTAATGAAAAAATGATCGAAAATATTATTTCTGCACTTAGGCATCGAGTTAATTTGAAGTATGTTTTCACTAGCTCATCAGCAATTTACCATCTTGTAAGAGATTTAAAAGAAAATGATTTTACTGAGTCTGATGTTGATGTGTTTACTAAATATGAAAAGAATCCGATGTTTCAAGATCGAGAGTGGGACTATATCCAAGGAAAGGCTGACTGTGAAAGAGCTTTAATAGAGAGTGACTTTCAATATAAGTTAATCGTTAGGCCTAATGTTATTGTTGGAAAGAATGACCCCTTAAAGAGAACGAATTACTTTTTCGAAAGAGTGTTTGATTCGAAAGGTGTTTTACTTCCAGACGTAGGAGAGAATACTTATCATCTTGTGTATGCCTCTAATCTTGTAAACTTCTATATGGATCTAATTTTAAATTATATAAAAACTAGTGAATTGGTAGTGAATTATTCTCAGGATGAAGTCTTAACTAATAAGAAATTTATCTCTTATTTGGATGATAATTTTAAGAAAAAAACAGAAATATATAAGATCAATAAAGAATTATTTATTGAAAGAGGAATTGCTCTCCCACCTTTTGGAAAGTGGGGGAAGTACGAGTTGGACTTAACACTATTAAAAACAATAGAAGACAAAAGTAGAATTATTCCTGTTTCACAATGGATGAAGGATTTAACAGAAGAATTTCTTTTAAAAAAGGAGCCTAGCTACGCTAAGCAGTTTCGATCACTAGAGAGCGATATAATTTCTAAAGAATTGAGAGCCGAATGA
- a CDS encoding HAMP domain-containing sensor histidine kinase produces MKIDLSLSKAISIPLLILNILFLVVMSVYLYVSFDKMNNENFNKLYTENLSLFSSLVSQDIIMGQYASVEKKCNQFFDQNTVSYIQILTEENLVVCRNGSELSGGNLIKKNLYFDTKKEERAAEVVLGYKKEESILSRVLMLLLFLTICFFTVAIILNNYLKKVVIRPLEKMTRSLSEIVRYTEVKEDDFYNNRVINITELNSLFKNRNELLKQLQSYQDEIVRNVEDKVIVEVAQQVAHDIRSPLAALDMAINNLDEIEKPRLNLIKTALNRIRSIADNMQQKTRASLDITVSEGEEFNFFTLLSEAIEEKRLEYIEKSGLEINFNYCEKSTKEWGCFSQVDLKRVLSNLINNSVEALPLNRGVIEVKFDSDSQYIYICISDNGVGIDSTDLDKVLEKNFTKGKKSGTGLGLSHAKEKILNWGGSIFVSSIKGEGTEISISLPKMQVQEVLIDDDELIRFTWAEAAKNKERKFLCFESCEDFEAQLPELEGYVVLYLDSHLSNDCRGEEKAKEYYEKGIKEIYLETGNESSSYNSMYWIKEIIGKNPPW; encoded by the coding sequence ATGAAAATTGATTTATCTCTATCTAAAGCGATATCAATACCTTTACTTATTTTGAATATCTTGTTCTTGGTAGTGATGAGCGTTTATCTCTATGTTTCATTTGATAAGATGAATAATGAGAATTTTAATAAACTTTATACCGAAAATCTTTCTCTTTTTTCGTCTCTTGTTTCTCAAGATATAATTATGGGACAATATGCTTCAGTCGAAAAAAAGTGTAATCAATTCTTTGATCAAAACACCGTTAGCTATATTCAAATTTTAACAGAAGAAAACCTTGTCGTTTGTCGGAATGGATCAGAGTTATCGGGGGGGAATTTAATTAAGAAGAATCTCTACTTCGATACGAAAAAGGAAGAGAGGGCAGCGGAAGTCGTTCTTGGGTATAAGAAAGAAGAGAGTATTCTGAGCAGAGTGCTAATGTTGCTACTCTTTTTAACAATTTGCTTTTTTACTGTAGCGATTATTTTGAATAATTATCTAAAAAAAGTCGTCATTAGGCCTCTTGAGAAAATGACGAGGTCTTTATCTGAAATTGTTAGGTATACAGAAGTTAAAGAAGATGATTTCTATAATAATAGAGTTATTAATATTACGGAGCTTAACTCATTGTTTAAGAACCGAAATGAGCTCTTGAAACAGTTACAGAGTTACCAAGATGAAATCGTAAGAAATGTGGAGGATAAGGTTATTGTTGAGGTCGCTCAACAAGTTGCCCATGATATCCGCTCACCACTTGCCGCTCTGGATATGGCGATTAATAATTTAGATGAAATAGAGAAGCCTAGGCTTAATTTAATTAAAACAGCATTAAATCGGATTCGAAGCATTGCCGATAATATGCAGCAAAAGACAAGAGCATCACTAGATATTACAGTAAGCGAAGGAGAAGAATTTAATTTCTTTACACTTCTTTCTGAAGCTATTGAAGAAAAGAGGTTAGAATATATTGAAAAAAGTGGTCTCGAAATTAACTTTAATTACTGTGAAAAAAGCACTAAAGAATGGGGGTGTTTTTCTCAGGTTGACCTAAAAAGAGTTTTATCAAACCTTATTAATAACTCTGTTGAAGCATTGCCTTTAAATCGAGGAGTTATAGAAGTGAAGTTTGATTCGGATTCACAATATATTTATATATGTATATCTGATAATGGAGTAGGCATAGATAGTACTGATTTAGATAAAGTTCTAGAGAAGAATTTTACTAAAGGAAAGAAAAGTGGAACAGGGTTAGGTCTTTCTCATGCTAAGGAGAAGATACTAAACTGGGGTGGTAGTATATTTGTAAGTTCTATAAAAGGTGAAGGGACTGAAATTTCAATTAGCCTTCCAAAAATGCAAGTTCAAGAAGTATTGATTGATGATGATGAATTGATAAGATTTACTTGGGCAGAAGCAGCAAAGAATAAGGAAAGGAAGTTCTTATGTTTTGAAAGCTGTGAGGACTTTGAGGCACAATTACCTGAGCTCGAAGGGTATGTTGTTCTCTATTTAGATAGTCATTTATCTAATGATTGTAGAGGAGAGGAGAAGGCCAAAGAATACTATGAGAAAGGAATTAAAGAAATATATCTAGAAACTGGCAATGAATCTTCAAGTTACAATTCGATGTATTGGATTAAGGAAATTATTGGCAAAAATCCTCCTTGGTAA
- a CDS encoding FAD-dependent oxidoreductase — protein sequence MSVYEFDVLVIGCGISGLTSAAKLAETGMKVGILTRDEDPKVSNTLYAQGGIIYPHESDSDLLGDIERASSFTANMNAASILKERSGKILEEILINKSKTNFAKDENGELLFTREAAHSRDRILYQGDYTGKEIQVSLLNYLNNKSRFPNVHLLTKHTAIDLLTPVHHGVSIQQRYEDNYVVGVYALNQETKEVAKVISKFTILATGGIGGLYLHHSNSEGARGDGHAMAKRAGAILTNMEFIQFHPTTFFDSSSHRRFLISEAIRGEGGKLINSNGVAFMEKYHPDRELAPRDVVSRAIADEIIETRHDCVYLDISHKDSTWLKERFPTIYEHCLEKNVDITTEPIPVVPAAHYTCGGVKTNLKGQTNLKGLYAVGEVACTGLHGANRLASTSLLEGLTWGYIAAENIIEKIGSASLYDAHKIQDWRKGNLEADNALISQDWLTLKQTMWNYVGLTRTSHRLKRADAMFSELYDEIERFYKNAELKDSLIGLRNAVEVGYMVLNSSRRNRESVGCFYRKS from the coding sequence ATGTCAGTTTACGAATTTGATGTTCTTGTTATTGGTTGTGGTATCTCTGGATTAACCTCTGCGGCGAAGCTTGCAGAAACAGGAATGAAGGTGGGAATTCTCACAAGAGATGAAGATCCCAAGGTTTCAAATACTCTCTATGCTCAGGGAGGAATAATCTATCCTCATGAAAGTGATAGTGATCTCTTAGGAGATATTGAAAGAGCATCTTCTTTTACTGCAAATATGAATGCCGCAAGTATCTTAAAAGAGCGCTCGGGAAAAATATTGGAAGAAATTCTAATCAATAAGTCTAAGACAAATTTTGCAAAAGATGAAAATGGAGAACTTCTTTTTACAAGAGAGGCGGCTCACTCAAGAGATCGAATTCTATATCAAGGTGATTACACTGGAAAAGAGATTCAAGTTTCTCTTTTAAATTATTTAAATAATAAAAGTAGATTTCCAAATGTTCATCTACTTACAAAACATACGGCCATTGACCTCTTAACACCTGTTCACCACGGTGTAAGTATACAGCAGCGCTATGAAGATAATTATGTCGTAGGTGTCTATGCTCTCAATCAGGAGACAAAAGAAGTCGCAAAAGTGATTTCTAAGTTTACTATTTTAGCGACAGGTGGAATTGGCGGACTCTATCTTCACCACTCAAACTCCGAGGGAGCAAGAGGGGATGGGCATGCGATGGCAAAGAGGGCCGGAGCAATTCTAACAAATATGGAATTTATTCAATTTCATCCTACGACTTTCTTTGATAGTTCATCTCATCGAAGATTTTTAATTTCGGAAGCCATTAGAGGGGAAGGTGGAAAGCTCATTAACTCAAATGGTGTGGCCTTTATGGAAAAGTATCATCCAGATAGAGAGCTTGCTCCTCGTGATGTTGTCTCTAGAGCGATAGCAGATGAAATTATTGAGACAAGACATGATTGTGTTTATTTGGATATTTCTCATAAAGATAGCACTTGGCTTAAAGAAAGATTTCCAACTATTTATGAGCACTGCCTTGAAAAAAATGTTGATATTACTACTGAGCCGATTCCTGTTGTTCCTGCCGCTCACTATACATGCGGCGGAGTAAAAACGAATCTAAAAGGGCAAACAAATCTAAAGGGGCTCTATGCCGTTGGGGAAGTTGCTTGTACGGGACTTCATGGCGCAAACCGGTTGGCATCAACTTCACTACTAGAAGGGCTTACTTGGGGCTATATTGCAGCAGAAAATATAATCGAAAAAATAGGTTCAGCTTCTCTCTATGATGCTCATAAAATTCAAGATTGGAGAAAGGGAAATTTAGAGGCGGACAATGCTTTGATTTCTCAGGATTGGCTCACTCTAAAGCAAACGATGTGGAATTATGTTGGACTTACTCGTACATCTCATCGATTGAAGAGAGCCGATGCAATGTTCAGTGAACTCTATGATGAAATTGAAAGATTTTATAAGAATGCTGAACTTAAAGACAGTCTTATAGGTCTTAGAAATGCTGTTGAAGTTGGTTATATGGTCTTAAACTCGTCTAGAAGAAATAGAGAGTCAGTGGGCTGCTTTTATAGAAAAAGCTAG